In Halogeometricum sp. S1BR25-6, a single genomic region encodes these proteins:
- a CDS encoding DUF2298 domain-containing protein — protein sequence MEYALVLRWVVLYAALFAAGVPLAARLLPDTRGRGVGLAVPAATLVLVIPAYWVGQVAFGLPALLAGVVVLFAVSALAALNVGALRDGRVELAVDVPRGPALDAAAVFLLSFAFLVLVRAYDPAVFAGGGEKFLDYGLLKSLRRASVLPPEDMWFAGTRVKYYYGGHLVTTLFAWLTGTPTRFAYNLALSGFYAMLVTAVYELAATVGEDHDLSRRVAGGIGAFFVGFAANLVTAWRFGILLLPEGLRRPAAGFVAENSEYTVATLLEGFESFSYWSASRVIPDTINEFPLFSWLNGDLHAHMTGTSFLVLAAAVGYAYYRTPAADLRRRRLLLTAIPVIAGWQAIHNTWSFPSVLALGTLSVALAPADPRTLVPGLSRIGDRLAPESRTGSRLSAEATRLAVALGVTVLGAVLAVAVAAPFFLGTAVSGSERTVDFLGPEMRSSLGGLLLVHGAFVVGFAAYLLSRLRVRRPVYLVGGVFAAAYVGTQIGLAALVVSVPLVVFGWVALRSDAPVGYETVLVVAGAGLVTLVEVVYVNEQAGPGRMNTVFKTYMQVWVLWAPAMGVALAGLIRGVPSAARVTSRVREAAPSVAADGSGDGTRRRMAAVAFVCLLVVSTSVYGVAAVGAHLQEEPPAGTTLDATQFVETYHPQQAEAIDWLDEREGTPVLVEAPGTSYYPDGDDGRERVMYSWNANPASSLTGIPSVAGWGHEVGYRGPDAYYERVRDVDDIYTGDAATRARLLREYDVSYVWVGPSERGRYGEITFETSGVSVAHQSGSITIYEVDRSALPAAAGNESTSESPSLASAESGRPTRRAASR from the coding sequence ATGGAGTACGCGCTCGTCCTTCGTTGGGTGGTTCTCTACGCCGCCCTCTTCGCCGCCGGAGTCCCCCTCGCCGCCCGTCTCCTCCCCGACACCCGCGGCCGAGGCGTCGGCCTCGCCGTCCCCGCGGCGACGCTCGTGCTCGTGATTCCGGCGTACTGGGTCGGCCAGGTCGCCTTCGGCCTCCCGGCGCTGCTCGCCGGCGTCGTCGTCCTCTTCGCCGTCTCCGCCCTCGCGGCCCTCAACGTCGGTGCCCTGCGCGACGGCCGCGTCGAACTCGCCGTCGACGTCCCCCGCGGCCCGGCACTGGACGCCGCCGCCGTCTTCCTCCTCTCGTTCGCCTTCCTCGTCCTCGTGCGGGCGTACGACCCCGCGGTGTTCGCGGGCGGCGGGGAGAAGTTTCTCGACTACGGTCTGCTGAAGAGCCTCCGGCGGGCGTCCGTCCTCCCGCCGGAGGACATGTGGTTCGCCGGCACGCGCGTGAAGTACTACTACGGCGGCCACCTCGTCACCACGCTGTTCGCGTGGCTGACCGGGACGCCGACGCGGTTCGCCTACAACCTCGCGCTTTCGGGGTTCTACGCGATGCTCGTCACGGCCGTCTACGAACTCGCCGCGACGGTCGGCGAGGACCACGACCTCTCGCGGCGCGTGGCGGGCGGCATCGGCGCGTTCTTCGTCGGGTTCGCCGCCAACCTCGTCACCGCGTGGCGGTTCGGCATCCTCCTGCTGCCGGAGGGTCTGCGGCGGCCGGCGGCCGGGTTCGTCGCCGAGAACAGCGAGTACACCGTGGCGACGCTCTTGGAGGGGTTCGAGTCGTTCTCCTACTGGAGCGCATCGCGGGTCATCCCCGACACCATCAACGAGTTCCCGCTGTTCTCGTGGCTGAACGGCGACCTGCACGCGCACATGACCGGCACCTCCTTTCTCGTTCTCGCCGCCGCCGTCGGCTACGCCTACTACCGGACCCCCGCGGCGGACCTGCGGCGCCGGCGCCTCCTCCTGACCGCGATTCCGGTCATCGCCGGCTGGCAGGCGATTCACAACACGTGGAGTTTCCCGAGCGTCCTCGCGCTCGGAACGCTGTCGGTCGCGCTCGCCCCCGCGGACCCGCGGACGCTCGTCCCCGGTCTCTCGCGGATCGGCGACCGTCTCGCACCCGAGTCCCGGACCGGGTCCCGGCTCTCCGCGGAGGCGACGCGCCTCGCCGTCGCCCTCGGTGTCACGGTCCTCGGCGCCGTCCTCGCCGTCGCCGTCGCCGCCCCGTTCTTCCTCGGCACCGCCGTCAGCGGGAGCGAGCGGACCGTCGACTTCCTCGGCCCGGAGATGCGGAGCAGCCTCGGCGGTCTCCTCCTCGTCCACGGCGCGTTCGTCGTCGGCTTCGCCGCGTACCTGCTCTCACGCCTCCGCGTCCGCCGCCCCGTCTACCTCGTCGGTGGCGTCTTCGCGGCCGCCTACGTCGGCACCCAAATCGGGCTGGCCGCCCTCGTCGTCTCCGTTCCGCTCGTCGTGTTCGGCTGGGTCGCCCTCCGGTCGGACGCGCCCGTCGGCTACGAGACGGTGCTCGTCGTCGCCGGCGCGGGTCTCGTCACGCTGGTCGAAGTCGTGTACGTGAACGAGCAGGCCGGCCCCGGCCGGATGAACACGGTGTTCAAGACGTACATGCAGGTGTGGGTGCTGTGGGCGCCGGCGATGGGCGTCGCCCTCGCCGGTCTGATTCGAGGCGTTCCGAGCGCGGCGCGCGTCACCTCCCGCGTGCGCGAGGCCGCCCCCTCCGTCGCCGCCGACGGCTCCGGCGACGGGACGCGACGACGGATGGCCGCCGTCGCCTTCGTCTGCCTCCTCGTCGTCTCGACGAGCGTCTACGGCGTCGCCGCCGTCGGGGCGCACTTACAGGAGGAACCGCCCGCCGGGACGACGCTCGACGCGACGCAGTTCGTCGAGACGTACCACCCCCAGCAGGCCGAAGCCATCGACTGGCTGGACGAACGCGAGGGGACGCCCGTCCTCGTCGAGGCGCCGGGAACGAGCTACTACCCCGACGGTGACGACGGCCGCGAGCGCGTGATGTACAGTTGGAACGCCAACCCGGCGTCGAGTCTCACGGGCATCCCGTCAGTCGCGGGGTGGGGCCACGAAGTCGGTTACCGCGGCCCGGACGCCTACTACGAACGCGTCCGCGACGTCGACGACATCTACACCGGCGACGCGGCGACGCGCGCGCGACTCCTCCGCGAGTACGACGTGAGCTACGTCTGGGTCGGCCCGAGCGAACGCGGCCGCTACGGGGAGATAACGTTCGAGACGTCCGGCGTCAGCGTGGCTCACCAGTCGGGGTCGATAACGATATACGAGGTGGACCGGAGCGCGCTGCCGGCCGCGGCCGGGAACGAGTCGACGTCGGAGTCGCCGTCGCTCGCGTCGGCCGAGTCGGGACGGCCTACGAGGAGGGCCGCTTCGAGATAA
- a CDS encoding HAH_0734 family protein, translating to MKKVIIRGDPGIRRGATIELDGEEVICFSIDRQGDYHGPDRPQLWCTVGTEDEREAFEKRDFVPHFLDTVAVDAEALTIISKRPSS from the coding sequence ATGAAGAAGGTCATCATCCGCGGCGACCCCGGCATCCGACGCGGCGCGACCATCGAACTCGACGGCGAGGAGGTCATCTGCTTCTCCATCGACCGGCAGGGCGACTACCACGGACCGGACCGCCCCCAGTTGTGGTGTACGGTCGGCACCGAGGACGAACGCGAGGCGTTCGAGAAGCGCGACTTCGTCCCGCACTTCCTCGACACCGTGGCCGTCGACGCCGAGGCGCTGACGATTATCTCGAAGCGGCCCTCCTCGTAG
- a CDS encoding PQQ-dependent sugar dehydrogenase, giving the protein MNRRTFLGGVAGSAVVGGLLNWQTEWGVQRPQTSLVDDGPSVALEPVVTGLEQPVAFESIPGRTGNYVADKLGRIYVYDGEGLRDEPLLDARDKLMELVSWEQGLLGLELHPDFADTRRYYVRYSAPRRPGTPADYDHTFVLSEFTATEDLLGTVPGSERTILEIPQYGRNHNAGAIEFGPDGYLYVAVGDGNNGGGDGGIGHANDWYLLNRGGNGQNLTSNLLGSILRIDVDGGGDEPYAVPSDNPLVGRDGLDEQYAWGFRNPYRMSFDGDDLYVGDVGEDKYEEINLVRRGGNYGWNVREGTRCFSNRLSMAALAKVTGGEQTYPVCPTTTPMGEPLIDPVVCYPHSRDGETFGSAVIAGYRYRGTDVPELDGKYVFGDVLGSLFVATPTDDEEMWPMETVRATTTDGEPFRSPVLSFGRDADGELYVLASTFEAGSGTVYRIRPSAE; this is encoded by the coding sequence ATGAATCGGAGGACATTCCTCGGCGGCGTCGCCGGGTCGGCGGTTGTCGGCGGACTCTTGAACTGGCAGACGGAGTGGGGCGTCCAGCGTCCGCAGACGAGCCTCGTCGACGACGGGCCGAGCGTCGCGCTCGAACCCGTGGTGACCGGTCTCGAACAGCCGGTCGCCTTCGAGTCCATCCCCGGACGGACGGGGAACTACGTCGCCGACAAACTAGGGCGAATCTACGTCTACGACGGCGAGGGCCTCCGGGACGAACCGCTCCTCGACGCCCGGGACAAACTCATGGAGTTGGTCTCGTGGGAGCAGGGGCTGCTCGGCCTCGAACTCCACCCCGACTTCGCGGACACGCGGCGCTACTACGTCAGATACAGTGCGCCGCGCCGCCCGGGGACGCCCGCCGACTACGACCACACGTTCGTGCTCTCGGAGTTCACGGCCACGGAGGACCTCCTCGGGACTGTTCCGGGTTCCGAGCGGACCATCTTGGAGATTCCCCAGTACGGCCGGAACCACAACGCCGGCGCCATCGAGTTCGGTCCCGACGGCTACCTCTACGTCGCCGTCGGCGACGGAAACAACGGCGGCGGCGACGGCGGGATCGGACACGCCAACGACTGGTATCTGCTCAACCGCGGCGGGAACGGGCAGAACCTGACCAGCAACCTCCTCGGCAGCATCCTCCGCATCGACGTCGACGGCGGCGGCGACGAACCGTACGCGGTGCCGTCGGACAACCCCCTCGTCGGGCGCGACGGACTGGACGAGCAGTACGCGTGGGGGTTCCGCAACCCCTACCGGATGTCGTTCGACGGCGACGACCTGTACGTCGGCGACGTGGGCGAGGACAAGTACGAGGAGATAAACCTCGTGCGGCGCGGGGGCAACTACGGCTGGAACGTCAGGGAGGGGACGCGCTGTTTCAGCAACCGGCTCTCGATGGCCGCGCTGGCGAAGGTGACGGGCGGCGAGCAAACCTACCCGGTGTGTCCGACGACGACGCCCATGGGTGAACCGCTCATCGACCCCGTCGTCTGCTATCCTCACTCCCGAGACGGCGAGACGTTCGGTTCGGCGGTCATCGCCGGGTACCGCTACCGCGGGACGGACGTGCCCGAACTCGACGGCAAGTACGTGTTCGGCGACGTGCTCGGGTCGCTGTTCGTCGCGACGCCGACGGACGACGAGGAGATGTGGCCGATGGAGACGGTGCGCGCGACGACGACCGACGGGGAACCGTTCCGGAGTCCGGTGCTCTCCTTCGGCCGCGACGCCGACGGCGAACTCTACGTGCTGGCGTCGACGTTCGAAGCCGGGTCGGGCACGGTGTACCGCATCCGTCCGAGCGCGGAGTGA
- a CDS encoding 50S ribosomal protein L44e — translation MQMPRRFNTYCPNCNGHHEHEVEKVRTGRPTGMKWNARQTRRGKAVIGNAGKFSKVPGGDKPTKKTHLKYICSDCGKAHMREGWRAGRLEFQE, via the coding sequence ATGCAGATGCCACGCCGATTCAACACGTACTGCCCCAACTGCAACGGGCATCACGAGCACGAGGTCGAGAAAGTCCGGACGGGGCGTCCGACAGGGATGAAGTGGAACGCCCGACAGACCCGCCGCGGTAAGGCGGTCATCGGGAACGCCGGCAAGTTCTCGAAGGTCCCCGGTGGCGACAAGCCGACGAAGAAGACCCACCTGAAGTACATCTGCTCGGACTGCGGCAAGGCCCACATGCGCGAGGGCTGGCGCGCCGGGCGACTGGAGTTCCAGGAGTAA
- a CDS encoding 30S ribosomal protein S27e, translating into MAGNFYRVQCTDCDNEQVVFGKASSVVNCAVCGTTLATPTGGDAEIHGEVVETVERRSAEA; encoded by the coding sequence ATGGCGGGTAACTTCTACCGCGTTCAGTGCACCGACTGCGACAACGAACAGGTCGTCTTCGGCAAGGCCTCCTCGGTCGTCAACTGCGCCGTCTGCGGGACGACGCTCGCGACGCCGACGGGCGGCGACGCCGAGATTCACGGCGAGGTCGTCGAGACGGTCGAACGCCGGTCCGCCGAGGCGTAA
- a CDS encoding translation initiation factor IF-2 subunit alpha, whose amino-acid sequence MKYSGWPDSGELVVGKVDEITDFGVFVDLEEYEDKRGLCHISEVANGWIKNVRDHVREGQTVVAKVLDVDTGSQQIDLSIKDVNEHQRKEKIQEWKNEQKADKWMSIAFGEDVSDEEYSAIANAVLVEYDTLYDGFEQAAIHGTEALDDTDLDEDEVDAIVETARDNVSVPYVNVTGYVDLRCPTGDGVDHIKEALKAAEGEDAQEGETQLEVTYVGAPEYRIKVQAPDYKAAETALEDAAGRAEDSIVTAGGTALFHRERTEDDE is encoded by the coding sequence ATGAAGTACAGCGGTTGGCCCGACAGCGGTGAACTCGTCGTCGGAAAAGTAGACGAGATAACCGACTTCGGGGTCTTCGTCGACCTCGAAGAGTACGAAGACAAGCGCGGTCTCTGCCACATCAGCGAGGTCGCCAATGGCTGGATCAAGAACGTCCGCGACCACGTCCGCGAGGGACAGACGGTCGTCGCCAAGGTGCTCGACGTCGACACCGGCTCTCAGCAGATCGACCTCTCGATCAAGGACGTCAACGAGCACCAGCGCAAGGAGAAGATCCAGGAGTGGAAGAACGAGCAGAAGGCCGACAAGTGGATGAGCATCGCGTTCGGCGAGGACGTCTCCGACGAGGAGTACAGCGCCATCGCGAACGCCGTCCTCGTGGAGTACGATACGCTCTACGACGGATTCGAGCAGGCGGCCATCCACGGAACGGAGGCGCTCGACGACACCGACCTCGACGAGGACGAAGTCGACGCCATCGTCGAGACGGCCCGAGACAACGTCTCGGTGCCGTACGTCAACGTCACCGGCTACGTCGACCTCCGGTGTCCGACCGGCGACGGCGTCGACCACATCAAGGAGGCGCTGAAGGCGGCCGAGGGCGAGGACGCCCAGGAGGGAGAGACCCAACTGGAAGTCACCTACGTCGGCGCGCCCGAGTACCGCATCAAGGTGCAGGCGCCCGACTACAAGGCGGCCGAGACGGCCCTCGAAGACGCCGCGGGACGCGCCGAGGACTCCATCGTGACGGCCGGCGGAACGGCGCTGTTCCACCGCGAGCGCACCGAAGACGACGAGTAG
- a CDS encoding RNA-protein complex protein Nop10: MKSDIRVCGEWREAHDRPVYTLAETCPDCGADAVNSAPAPFNPEDPYGEYRRALKRRVRD, encoded by the coding sequence GTGAAGTCCGACATCCGCGTCTGCGGCGAGTGGCGGGAGGCCCACGACCGACCCGTCTACACGCTCGCCGAGACCTGTCCGGACTGCGGCGCCGACGCCGTCAACAGCGCTCCGGCCCCGTTCAACCCCGAGGACCCGTACGGGGAGTACCGACGCGCTCTTAAACGCCGCGTCCGGGATTAG
- a CDS encoding proteasome assembly chaperone family protein, which produces MEDIEVETLADPELRDPVLVEGLPGVGHVGKLAVEHLLEELDSEPVRYVYADEFPPQVTLEDNVAELARAEFHAVDAGDRDLLILTGDHQAQSNEGHYHLTDAFLDVAEEFGVEEGYALGGVPTGELVDEPSVLGAVTDSDDLERLEDAGVEFREDEPAGGIVGVSGLLLGLGERRGLSVACLMGETSGYLVDPQSAQEVLEVMQDVIGFEVGFESLEERAEEMKEVVGKIQEMQNQQQGQAMSDDDLRYIG; this is translated from the coding sequence ATGGAAGATATCGAAGTGGAGACGCTGGCCGACCCCGAGCTCCGCGACCCCGTACTGGTCGAGGGGCTCCCCGGCGTGGGGCACGTCGGAAAACTCGCGGTCGAACACCTTCTCGAAGAACTCGACAGCGAACCCGTGCGCTACGTGTACGCCGACGAGTTCCCGCCGCAGGTCACCCTCGAAGACAACGTCGCAGAGTTGGCCCGCGCGGAGTTCCACGCGGTCGACGCGGGCGACCGCGACCTGCTCATCCTCACCGGCGACCACCAGGCGCAGTCGAACGAGGGGCACTACCACCTCACCGACGCCTTCCTCGACGTCGCCGAGGAGTTCGGCGTCGAGGAGGGGTACGCGCTCGGGGGCGTCCCGACGGGCGAACTCGTGGACGAACCGAGTGTCCTCGGCGCGGTCACCGACTCGGACGACTTGGAGCGACTGGAGGACGCCGGCGTGGAGTTCCGCGAGGACGAACCCGCCGGCGGTATCGTCGGCGTCAGCGGTCTTCTCCTCGGACTCGGCGAACGCCGCGGGCTCTCGGTCGCCTGTCTGATGGGCGAGACCAGCGGCTACCTCGTTGACCCCCAGAGCGCACAGGAGGTGCTCGAAGTGATGCAGGACGTCATCGGCTTCGAGGTGGGCTTCGAGTCGCTCGAAGAACGCGCCGAGGAGATGAAGGAAGTCGTCGGGAAGATACAGGAGATGCAGAACCAACAGCAGGGGCAGGCGATGAGCGACGACGACCTGCGCTACATCGGCTGA
- a CDS encoding PhzF family phenazine biosynthesis protein, with translation MQTRRALLVDAFATEPLSGNAAGVVPDGDLDDSQMRAVARELAVSETAFVLSSEDADRRLRFFTPTREVGLCGHATVAAHAHLHEDGVLDAGTHTVETSVGVLDVEITDDGTVWMTQESPTVETVDLDYDRAGEALGIDSAALRDVGADLSAAVASTGLPYLVVPVNFLERLGGADPDFAALEALAEEYDAAGVYAFTFDALDADSTLHGRMFAPGLGIPEDPVTGTASGACGAYLRHVDAFDGDLPDEMTFEQGHFVDRPGRVRVRVRVGDEVRVGGRAVTALDGSLAVPPAADDDILEA, from the coding sequence ATGCAGACGCGCCGCGCGCTCCTCGTCGACGCCTTCGCGACGGAACCGCTCTCGGGCAACGCCGCCGGCGTCGTCCCCGACGGTGACCTCGACGACTCGCAGATGCGGGCGGTCGCCCGCGAACTCGCCGTCAGCGAGACGGCGTTCGTCCTGTCCTCCGAGGACGCCGACCGACGGCTCCGCTTTTTCACGCCGACCCGCGAGGTGGGCCTCTGCGGTCACGCAACCGTGGCCGCGCACGCGCACCTCCACGAGGACGGCGTCCTCGACGCCGGGACGCACACCGTCGAGACGAGCGTCGGCGTCCTCGACGTCGAGATTACCGATGACGGCACCGTCTGGATGACGCAGGAGTCACCGACCGTCGAGACGGTCGACCTCGACTACGACCGCGCGGGCGAGGCCCTCGGCATCGACTCCGCGGCCCTCCGCGACGTCGGCGCGGACCTCTCCGCGGCCGTCGCCTCGACGGGCCTGCCCTACCTCGTCGTCCCCGTGAACTTCCTCGAACGCCTCGGCGGCGCGGACCCGGACTTCGCGGCCCTGGAGGCGCTTGCCGAGGAGTACGACGCCGCCGGCGTCTACGCGTTCACGTTCGACGCCCTTGACGCCGACTCGACGCTCCACGGACGGATGTTCGCCCCCGGCCTCGGCATCCCCGAAGACCCGGTCACGGGCACCGCGAGCGGCGCCTGCGGGGCATACCTCCGCCACGTCGACGCCTTCGACGGTGACCTGCCCGACGAGATGACCTTCGAGCAGGGACACTTCGTCGACCGACCCGGCCGCGTCCGCGTCCGCGTCCGCGTCGGCGACGAGGTTCGCGTCGGGGGGCGCGCGGTTACGGCGCTCGATGGGTCGCTCGCGGTTCCGCCCGCGGCGGACGACGACATCCTCGAAGCCTGA
- a CDS encoding DUF7563 family protein has protein sequence MYTCNNCEEFVTRDFVRVFGDSDDEVFGCPACMNMREVMNGAAASGRSAVTE, from the coding sequence ATGTACACGTGCAACAACTGCGAGGAGTTTGTGACCCGCGACTTCGTCCGCGTCTTCGGCGACAGCGACGACGAGGTGTTCGGCTGCCCGGCGTGCATGAACATGCGCGAGGTGATGAACGGCGCGGCGGCATCGGGCCGGAGCGCCGTCACCGAGTAG
- a CDS encoding phosphoribosyltransferase produces MGDLPDEFNCTITNWEYIYGRCRDVSDQVKAAEFDPDVVVALARGGWFAGRCICDFLGLDDLTSLKMEHYVGTAQKTNEPEVRYPMPEGSVEGKDVLIIDDIADTGGSIERAYEYVTERDAGEVRTATLQLLQSSEFEPDFVGERLGEWTWVVYPWNFIEDMIDLTTGVMEKADEETFEMEDLRHYLAEYHSVDRIEMEIAQPGRMPEVLSEMERRGYVESADGDAWRLLENEGVGA; encoded by the coding sequence ATGGGCGACCTCCCCGACGAATTTAACTGCACTATCACGAACTGGGAGTACATCTACGGTCGCTGCCGCGACGTGAGCGACCAGGTGAAGGCCGCGGAGTTCGACCCGGACGTGGTGGTCGCACTCGCGCGCGGCGGCTGGTTCGCCGGTCGCTGCATCTGCGACTTCCTCGGACTGGACGACCTGACGAGCCTGAAGATGGAACACTACGTCGGGACGGCCCAGAAGACGAACGAACCCGAAGTGCGCTACCCCATGCCCGAGGGGAGCGTCGAGGGCAAGGACGTGCTCATCATCGACGACATCGCCGACACCGGCGGGTCCATCGAACGCGCCTACGAGTACGTGACCGAACGCGACGCCGGCGAGGTGCGGACGGCGACGCTGCAACTTCTCCAGTCGAGCGAGTTCGAACCCGACTTCGTCGGCGAACGCCTCGGGGAGTGGACGTGGGTCGTCTATCCGTGGAACTTCATCGAGGACATGATCGACCTCACGACGGGCGTCATGGAGAAGGCCGACGAGGAGACGTTCGAGATGGAGGACCTGCGACACTACCTCGCGGAGTACCACAGCGTCGACCGCATCGAGATGGAAATCGCTCAACCCGGCCGGATGCCGGAGGTGCTCTCGGAGATGGAGCGCCGCGGCTACGTCGAGTCCGCCGACGGCGACGCGTGGCGGTTGCTGGAGAACGAGGGCGTCGGCGCATAG
- a CDS encoding DUF6653 family protein translates to MNERFRPIKRFFWSRHENPGSVWTLVCAYPVLVAALYRRDRRLLLGTLLFVAANPFLFSEPDGDAAWATRVVRGEQTWLDRGLRSSPVDVLFVCLAAPLYLSTLRAAAERRPVETAFGTVASVLVMLLFFDRMARLYDESA, encoded by the coding sequence ATGAACGAACGGTTTCGGCCGATAAAGCGATTCTTCTGGTCGCGACACGAGAACCCCGGCAGCGTTTGGACGCTGGTCTGCGCGTATCCGGTGTTGGTCGCGGCCCTCTACCGTCGGGACCGACGACTCCTCCTCGGGACCCTCCTGTTCGTCGCCGCGAACCCGTTTCTGTTCTCGGAACCCGATGGCGACGCCGCGTGGGCGACTCGCGTCGTGCGCGGAGAGCAGACGTGGCTCGACCGAGGACTCCGGTCGTCGCCGGTCGACGTCCTGTTCGTCTGTCTCGCGGCCCCGCTCTATCTGTCCACGCTCCGCGCGGCGGCCGAGCGACGACCGGTCGAGACGGCGTTCGGGACGGTCGCGTCGGTCCTCGTCATGCTCCTGTTCTTCGACCGGATGGCGCGCCTGTACGACGAGTCGGCGTGA
- a CDS encoding AEC family transporter encodes MASLLSIFATAILPILAVGAVGFVLGRTKDVDTAPLNTVVVYVLAPALVFHSLATTTLAGSTLLEVVGVVTAYHLVMILVAEGVGRALGERDPLLSSLVLVSAFSNSGNYGIPVSNFAFGETGRATAVVFLSVQSILIYTLGVFIASRGGGSGGLSGLKHVFRIPLVYAVLAALLARALGVVPPAGSTAMETLQLVGDSSIPLMLLIVGVQLARTDVGATLRTVGVVTTLKMVVAPLVGLALVLAAGIADPTVAKTIVLETAMPAAVTPLILVAEFSEGTVRGVSVAEFVSTAVFVTTLVSVPVLTGVIALLESGLLF; translated from the coding sequence GTGGCATCACTGCTGTCTATCTTCGCGACGGCCATCCTCCCCATCCTCGCCGTCGGCGCCGTCGGCTTCGTCCTCGGCCGGACGAAGGACGTCGACACCGCTCCTCTGAACACCGTCGTCGTCTACGTTCTCGCGCCCGCGCTCGTCTTTCACAGTCTGGCGACGACGACGCTCGCGGGGTCGACGCTGCTCGAAGTCGTCGGCGTCGTCACCGCCTACCACCTCGTCATGATACTGGTCGCGGAGGGCGTCGGCCGCGCCCTCGGCGAGCGGGACCCCCTCCTGAGTTCGCTCGTGCTCGTCTCCGCGTTCTCGAACTCCGGCAACTACGGTATCCCCGTCTCGAACTTCGCGTTCGGCGAGACGGGCCGGGCGACGGCCGTCGTCTTCCTCTCCGTGCAGAGCATCCTCATCTACACGCTCGGCGTCTTCATCGCCTCGCGCGGCGGCGGGTCGGGCGGACTCTCCGGCCTGAAACACGTGTTCCGGATTCCGCTCGTCTACGCCGTCCTCGCCGCCCTCCTCGCGCGCGCCCTCGGCGTCGTCCCGCCGGCCGGGTCGACGGCGATGGAGACGCTCCAACTCGTCGGCGACTCCTCCATCCCCCTGATGCTCCTCATCGTCGGCGTCCAACTCGCCCGGACGGACGTGGGCGCGACGCTCCGCACCGTCGGCGTGGTGACGACGCTGAAGATGGTCGTCGCGCCCCTCGTCGGCCTCGCTCTCGTTCTCGCGGCGGGCATCGCCGACCCAACGGTGGCGAAAACCATCGTCCTCGAAACCGCGATGCCGGCGGCCGTCACCCCCCTCATTCTCGTCGCGGAGTTCTCCGAGGGGACGGTCCGGGGCGTCTCAGTCGCGGAGTTCGTCTCCACCGCCGTCTTCGTCACGACGCTGGTCAGCGTCCCGGTGCTGACGGGAGTCATCGCCCTCTTGGAGTCGGGGCTACTGTTCTGA
- the mtnP gene encoding S-methyl-5'-thioadenosine phosphorylase: MTIGFIGGSGIYDALPLTDTRTVEVETPYGDPSAPLTVGEFGDTGREVVFVPRHGPKHQRSPTTLPYRANVYALKEQGVTHVLASNAVGSLREDLPPQTLVIPDQIYDRTKHRDLTFFEEDVVVHQPFADPYCAELNEILADAAKEATDADVVRGGTYVCIEGPQYSTRAESEFYREQGWDVVGMTTIPEAKLAREAEMAYATVTGVTDYDVWKADSEVTLQEVLKNAEKNETAIKETVEAAIEAIPDNHECPCHSSLEGTINTPDDAIPGDVKSDLSPLIGEYVD; this comes from the coding sequence ATGACAATCGGCTTCATCGGCGGAAGCGGCATCTACGACGCCCTGCCCCTGACGGACACGCGCACCGTTGAGGTGGAGACGCCGTACGGCGACCCCTCGGCGCCGCTCACCGTCGGCGAGTTCGGCGACACCGGCCGAGAGGTTGTCTTCGTCCCGCGTCACGGACCGAAGCACCAGCGCTCGCCGACGACGCTGCCGTACCGCGCGAACGTCTACGCGCTGAAAGAACAGGGCGTCACGCACGTCCTCGCCTCGAACGCAGTCGGCAGTCTCCGCGAGGACCTGCCGCCGCAGACGCTCGTCATCCCCGACCAGATATACGACCGCACGAAGCACCGCGACCTGACGTTCTTCGAGGAGGACGTCGTCGTCCACCAACCGTTCGCCGACCCCTACTGCGCGGAACTGAACGAGATACTCGCCGACGCCGCCAAGGAGGCGACGGACGCGGACGTCGTCCGCGGCGGCACCTACGTCTGCATCGAGGGGCCGCAGTACTCCACGCGCGCCGAGAGCGAGTTCTACCGCGAACAGGGCTGGGACGTCGTCGGAATGACGACGATTCCGGAGGCGAAACTCGCCCGCGAGGCGGAGATGGCCTACGCTACCGTCACCGGCGTCACCGACTACGACGTCTGGAAGGCGGACAGCGAGGTCACCCTCCAAGAGGTGCTGAAGAACGCCGAGAAGAACGAGACGGCCATCAAAGAGACCGTCGAGGCCGCAATCGAGGCCATCCCGGACAACCACGAGTGTCCCTGTCACTCCTCGCTCGAAGGGACCATCAACACGCCGGACGACGCCATTCCCGGAGATGTGAAATCCGACCTCTCTCCGCTCATCGGCGAGTACGTCGACTAA